A single region of the Salarchaeum japonicum genome encodes:
- a CDS encoding ABC transporter ATP-binding protein: MSALQTTSLTKRFGEFVAVDGIDLDVESGEVYGFLGPNGAGKSTTIDMLLGFLDPSEGSATVLGHDATRESRAVRQRTGLLPDGLELYENLTGREHVASAIETKGANDDPDELIERVGLAPEAARRRTGGYSKGMKQRLGLAIALVGDPDLLVLDEPSSGLDPEGIKRLRRIVEAEADRGATVFFSSHILEQVEKVCDRVGIMSGGELVAVDTIDNLRAELSAESVIEADVDGAPNLASVEAVEGVTAVSERGDTVELTVNRPAAKMPALRALDDTAPVVDVTIDDASLETLFERYTNGDETPATTGDETAEESAPADAGGESA; encoded by the coding sequence GTGTCCGCCCTCCAGACAACGTCGCTGACGAAGCGGTTCGGCGAGTTCGTCGCCGTGGACGGCATCGACCTCGACGTCGAATCCGGTGAAGTGTACGGCTTCCTCGGGCCGAACGGCGCGGGGAAGTCCACCACTATCGACATGCTCCTCGGGTTTCTCGACCCGAGCGAGGGGAGCGCGACCGTGCTTGGCCACGACGCAACCCGGGAGTCCCGGGCGGTTCGCCAGCGCACCGGCCTCCTGCCGGACGGCCTCGAACTCTACGAGAACCTCACGGGCCGCGAGCACGTCGCGTCCGCCATCGAGACGAAAGGCGCGAACGACGACCCCGACGAACTCATCGAGCGCGTCGGTCTCGCGCCGGAGGCCGCGCGCCGCCGCACCGGCGGGTACTCGAAGGGGATGAAACAGCGCCTCGGCCTCGCCATCGCGCTCGTCGGCGACCCCGACCTCCTCGTGCTCGACGAACCGTCGTCCGGCCTCGACCCCGAGGGCATCAAGCGCCTCCGCCGCATCGTCGAGGCGGAAGCCGACCGCGGCGCGACCGTCTTCTTCTCCAGTCACATCCTCGAACAGGTGGAGAAGGTCTGCGATAGGGTGGGCATCATGAGCGGCGGCGAACTCGTCGCCGTGGACACCATCGACAACCTCCGCGCGGAACTCAGCGCGGAGTCCGTCATCGAGGCGGACGTGGACGGCGCGCCGAACCTCGCATCCGTCGAGGCCGTCGAGGGCGTGACCGCCGTCAGCGAGCGCGGCGACACTGTCGAACTCACCGTGAATCGCCCCGCGGCGAAGATGCCGGCGCTCCGCGCGCTCGACGACACCGCGCCCGTCGTGGACGTGACCATCGACGACGCGTCCCTCGAAACCCTCTTCGAGCGGTACACGAACGGCGACGAGACGCCCGCGACCACCGGCGACGAGACGGCGGAGGAGAGCGCGCCCGCGGACGCCGGGGGTGAGTCGGCGTGA
- a CDS encoding ABC transporter permease encodes MSLRTVARDDLKNAARSYVVLGVVGVFAALVALVFVSERNIYPDPYRTLFDVSFMTFLVFPLFVAPLSYLAVAGDRESGVVKYVLGLPNSRLSYVLGKFASRASVTLGAVVVALLVGFVVALATFENAPNLGRFATFAGVSALYGVSLTGLFVGVSAATRRRSRAMLGVFGAYFLLVPFWFGFLPIVNIGTVLDAVATTFGTTVTESTRSFVNALSPATAYLYATEPVYSGVTDQYPQLAGTFGGESSRIEAQLWFNVLTMAAWGALGLLAGYASFRRSELG; translated from the coding sequence GTGAGCCTCCGCACCGTCGCGCGCGACGACCTGAAGAACGCCGCGCGGTCGTACGTCGTGCTCGGCGTCGTCGGCGTGTTCGCCGCGCTCGTCGCGCTCGTGTTCGTCTCCGAGCGCAACATCTACCCCGACCCCTACCGGACGCTGTTCGACGTGTCATTCATGACGTTCCTCGTGTTCCCGCTGTTCGTCGCGCCGCTCTCCTACCTCGCCGTCGCGGGCGACCGGGAGTCCGGCGTCGTCAAGTACGTGCTCGGCCTCCCGAACTCCCGGCTCTCGTACGTCCTCGGGAAGTTCGCGTCCCGCGCGAGCGTCACGCTCGGCGCGGTCGTCGTCGCCCTCCTCGTCGGGTTCGTCGTCGCGCTCGCGACGTTCGAGAACGCGCCGAACCTCGGCCGGTTCGCCACGTTCGCCGGGGTGTCCGCGCTCTACGGCGTGTCGCTCACCGGCCTGTTCGTCGGCGTGTCCGCCGCGACCAGGCGTCGCTCCCGGGCGATGCTCGGCGTGTTCGGCGCGTACTTCCTGCTCGTCCCGTTCTGGTTCGGGTTCCTCCCCATCGTCAACATCGGCACCGTCCTCGACGCCGTCGCGACCACGTTCGGCACCACCGTCACCGAGTCCACGCGGTCGTTCGTCAACGCGCTCTCCCCCGCGACCGCCTACCTCTACGCCACCGAACCCGTCTACAGCGGCGTCACCGACCAGTACCCGCAACTCGCGGGGACGTTCGGCGGCGAGTCGTCCCGCATCGAAGCCCAGCTCTGGTTCAACGTCCTCACGATGGCCGCGTGGGGCGCGCTCGGCCTGCTCGCCGGCTACGCGTCCTTCCGGCGCTCCGAACTCGGGTAG
- a CDS encoding sulfite exporter TauE/SafE family protein yields MSSYDRAVKTFLKYQHVFVFTAPLLFIAGVVGFAPTGDAGGTGYWLEYWWLFPFFLLGATIVNTVGISGSALFVPFLIFVFPLLAHPLEPETLVKVGLISEAFGLSSSSIAFIRYGLVDRRLALSLVLGGIPFVVGGALLSFVIPEWVFHGLLALALFAASYLLFRIDLAHGDESEGEAATDGGHPGDDEALPDDSDKLGPAGVRTDDEGQVTRVDRDGEDYRYSRSGYLERFGTYSVGGVFQGLAGFGIGELGIISMLRTEVPVRVAIGTNHIVVATTAIIASLVHVFGGGLVGGHSLSLASTPWNMVVFTVPATVTGGQIAPYVSAALDTDTIKSGVGGLFAIIAVALFVMASGGVI; encoded by the coding sequence ATGTCGTCGTACGACCGCGCGGTGAAGACGTTCCTCAAGTACCAGCACGTGTTCGTGTTCACCGCGCCGCTCCTCTTCATCGCGGGCGTCGTCGGGTTCGCGCCGACCGGTGACGCGGGCGGCACGGGCTACTGGCTCGAATACTGGTGGCTGTTCCCGTTCTTCCTGCTCGGCGCGACCATCGTCAACACCGTCGGCATCAGTGGGTCGGCGCTGTTCGTGCCGTTCCTCATCTTCGTCTTCCCCCTGCTCGCGCACCCGCTCGAACCGGAGACGCTCGTGAAGGTCGGCCTCATCAGCGAGGCGTTCGGCTTATCGAGTTCGTCCATCGCGTTCATCCGGTACGGACTCGTAGACCGCCGGCTCGCGCTCTCGCTCGTGCTCGGCGGCATCCCGTTCGTCGTCGGCGGCGCGCTCCTCTCCTTCGTCATCCCCGAGTGGGTGTTCCACGGCCTGCTCGCGCTCGCGCTGTTCGCGGCGTCCTACCTCCTGTTCCGCATCGACCTCGCGCACGGCGACGAATCCGAGGGCGAGGCGGCGACCGACGGCGGCCACCCCGGCGATGACGAGGCACTCCCGGACGACAGCGACAAACTCGGCCCCGCGGGCGTCCGCACGGACGACGAGGGCCAGGTGACGCGGGTCGACCGCGACGGCGAGGACTACCGGTACTCGCGCTCCGGCTACCTCGAACGGTTCGGCACGTACAGCGTCGGCGGCGTCTTCCAGGGGCTCGCCGGGTTCGGCATCGGCGAACTCGGCATCATCTCGATGCTCCGCACCGAGGTGCCGGTGCGGGTCGCCATCGGCACGAACCACATCGTCGTCGCCACCACGGCCATCATCGCGTCGCTCGTCCACGTGTTCGGCGGCGGGCTGGTCGGCGGGCACTCGCTCAGCCTCGCCTCGACGCCGTGGAACATGGTCGTGTTCACGGTGCCGGCGACGGTGACGGGCGGCCAGATCGCGCCCTACGTCTCCGCGGCGCTCGACACGGACACCATCAAGTCGGGCGTCGGCGGCCTGTTCGCGATAATCGCCGTCGCCCTCTTCGTGATGGCGTCCGGAGGTGTCATCTGA
- a CDS encoding universal stress protein, which yields MYDDILLPTDNSAGTAAAVTHASELASTYDATVHVLAVMDTRNRFESPSSGIASDAWDDAERERAEDAVAETAAMLPERVEIEEVVRSGVPRTVILEYAEDAGVDMIVMGTHGRTGLDHYLIGSVTEKVVRRAPVPVVSVRPSDD from the coding sequence ATGTACGACGACATCCTCCTCCCGACGGACAACAGCGCGGGCACGGCGGCGGCGGTGACGCACGCGAGCGAACTCGCCTCGACGTACGACGCGACGGTGCACGTGCTCGCCGTGATGGACACCCGGAACCGCTTCGAGAGTCCGAGCAGCGGCATCGCGTCCGACGCCTGGGACGACGCGGAGCGCGAACGCGCCGAGGACGCCGTCGCGGAGACGGCCGCGATGCTCCCCGAGCGCGTCGAAATCGAGGAGGTCGTGCGGAGCGGCGTCCCCCGCACCGTCATCCTGGAGTACGCCGAGGACGCGGGCGTGGACATGATAGTGATGGGGACGCACGGACGCACGGGGCTCGACCACTACCTCATCGGGAGCGTCACGGAGAAAGTAGTTCGGCGCGCGCCGGTTCCGGTCGTGAGCGTCCGACCGAGCGACGACTAG